Proteins found in one Mucilaginibacter gracilis genomic segment:
- a CDS encoding M1 family metallopeptidase, with the protein MIKFKLLLLLLLLHVTQSFAQAILQPPLNIVNSYNKGTRAYNGKPGSKYWQNTADYNIKVNFEPNTRILTGTVDIDYINNSPDTLKELVFKLYPNFYKKGVMRNYKMDAADLSDGVQISKISINQQDQDLSRINIEGTNMMMDISPLLSKAKLHVTVNYSYTLNRTSHVRMGQIDSGSYFVAYFFPRITVYDDVDGWNRYPYLGSEEFYNDFCHFNAEITVPTNYTVWATGDLKNPNEVYADKFVKRIEQAGLADSVTNIITEADLASGNITAQNITNTWKFEANNVTDLVFATSNHYTWQASSLVVDSVSGRRTRVDAVFNPIHKDYYNVIGYARKTVEAMSFKFPKWPYPYAHETVVDGLDQMEYPMMVNDNPLEKFEDEVELTDHEIFHTMFPFYMGINETKYGWMDEGWATIGEWVISPLVDSRVTDVDGIAAYEFSAGKEEDQPIVTLTPQLSGISFLTNSYPKPGLGYLYVRDMLGEQLFTKALHYYIEQWHGKHPMPYDFFNCMNAGAGKNLNWFWKNWFMDNGFPDQAIAKVTHINKEYKVIIANVGIKAVPVDLTVSYKDGTTKLIHKDISCWENGNRNVVINFIAEKSIAKIVLGGIYDVDINKKDNVWEAK; encoded by the coding sequence ATGATTAAATTTAAACTATTGTTGTTGTTGCTTTTGTTGCACGTTACTCAAAGTTTTGCCCAGGCTATTTTACAACCGCCTTTAAACATTGTAAATAGTTATAACAAGGGTACACGGGCTTATAATGGCAAACCGGGTAGCAAATACTGGCAGAACACTGCCGATTACAACATTAAGGTAAATTTTGAACCCAATACGCGCATTTTAACAGGCACGGTAGATATTGATTACATCAACAACAGCCCGGATACGCTTAAAGAACTGGTATTTAAATTGTACCCCAACTTTTACAAAAAAGGCGTGATGCGTAATTATAAAATGGATGCTGCGGACCTTTCGGATGGAGTGCAAATATCCAAAATAAGCATCAATCAGCAAGATCAGGATTTATCGAGGATCAATATTGAAGGTACTAATATGATGATGGACATCAGTCCGTTACTATCAAAAGCGAAGTTGCACGTTACGGTTAATTATTCGTACACGCTAAACCGCACATCGCATGTGCGGATGGGGCAGATAGATTCGGGATCGTATTTTGTGGCCTACTTTTTCCCGAGAATAACCGTTTACGATGATGTTGACGGATGGAACAGATACCCCTATTTAGGCAGCGAAGAGTTTTACAACGATTTTTGCCATTTTAATGCCGAAATAACCGTACCAACCAATTACACCGTATGGGCCACCGGAGATTTAAAAAACCCCAACGAAGTATATGCCGATAAGTTTGTAAAACGGATAGAACAAGCTGGCCTGGCCGATAGCGTAACCAACATTATTACCGAGGCGGATTTGGCTTCGGGTAATATTACAGCGCAAAACATTACCAATACCTGGAAGTTTGAAGCTAACAACGTTACCGACCTTGTTTTTGCCACAAGCAACCACTATACGTGGCAAGCCAGTAGTTTGGTGGTTGATTCGGTTAGCGGCCGCCGTACACGGGTTGACGCTGTTTTTAACCCCATCCACAAAGATTACTACAACGTAATAGGTTATGCCCGTAAAACGGTGGAGGCTATGAGTTTTAAATTCCCTAAATGGCCATACCCATATGCGCACGAAACTGTTGTTGATGGCCTGGACCAGATGGAATACCCCATGATGGTTAACGATAACCCGCTGGAAAAATTTGAGGACGAGGTTGAGCTAACCGACCATGAGATATTTCATACCATGTTTCCGTTTTACATGGGCATTAACGAAACCAAATACGGTTGGATGGACGAAGGTTGGGCAACCATTGGCGAATGGGTTATAAGCCCTCTGGTAGATTCGCGCGTAACCGATGTTGACGGCATTGCCGCTTACGAGTTTAGTGCCGGAAAGGAAGAAGATCAGCCAATTGTTACGCTTACGCCACAATTATCGGGTATTAGCTTTTTAACCAACTCGTACCCTAAGCCGGGGCTTGGCTATTTATACGTGCGAGATATGCTTGGCGAGCAACTGTTTACCAAGGCTTTGCATTATTATATTGAGCAATGGCACGGCAAGCACCCCATGCCTTACGATTTTTTTAATTGTATGAACGCCGGTGCCGGTAAAAACCTAAACTGGTTTTGGAAAAATTGGTTTATGGATAACGGCTTCCCCGACCAGGCCATAGCCAAGGTAACCCACATTAATAAGGAATACAAGGTTATTATTGCCAATGTTGGTATAAAAGCCGTACCGGTAGATTTAACGGTGAGCTATAAAGATGGCACCACCAAACTGATACACAAAGATATTTCGTGCTGGGAAAACGGCAACCGTAACGTTGTAATTAATTTTATTGCCGAAAAGAGTATTGCCAAAATAGTATTAGGCGGTATTTACGATGTCGATATTAATAAAAAAGATAATGTGTGGGAGGCTAAGTAA
- a CDS encoding glutathione peroxidase: MKALAFVIIALLFTANNPAYDFKLKTIDGKDFKLSKYKGKKILVVNTASKCGYTKQYAELQQLADKYKDKLVVVGFPANNFGGQEPGTNQDIKTFCHDNFSVTFPMSGKVSVKGLDIDPLFAYLTTAPNPDFTGDIKWNFEKFLLDENGKLIHRFRSATTPMSDEITKEL, from the coding sequence ATGAAAGCATTAGCATTTGTAATAATAGCCTTGTTGTTTACAGCAAACAACCCCGCTTACGATTTTAAGCTGAAAACTATTGATGGGAAGGATTTTAAACTGTCAAAATATAAAGGGAAAAAAATATTGGTTGTAAACACCGCCTCTAAATGCGGGTATACCAAGCAATATGCCGAATTACAGCAGCTTGCCGATAAATACAAGGATAAGTTAGTTGTTGTAGGTTTCCCGGCTAATAACTTTGGCGGGCAAGAGCCTGGCACTAACCAGGATATTAAAACCTTTTGCCATGATAACTTTTCGGTAACTTTCCCAATGAGTGGCAAGGTGAGCGTTAAGGGCCTGGATATTGACCCCTTGTTTGCTTATTTAACCACAGCCCCAAACCCCGATTTTACAGGAGACATTAAATGGAATTTTGAGAAATTTCTGTTAGATGAAAACGGAAAATTAATTCACCGTTTCCGTTCGGCCACAACGCCCATGTCCGACGAGATCACTAAAGAGCTTTAA
- the ybeY gene encoding rRNA maturation RNase YbeY, with protein MAIPVFFFEEDTEFKPKKKAKLREWLKATIVAEGYSLSELNYIFCSDTYLLALNQQYLDHDTYTDIITFDNSEIENVVVGDIFISIDRVRENAKEFSKTEEDELHRVIIHGALHLLGYKDKTKADKKLMTEKEDFYLTKRLL; from the coding sequence ATGGCTATACCTGTTTTTTTTTTTGAAGAGGATACTGAGTTTAAACCTAAAAAAAAGGCCAAACTACGCGAGTGGCTTAAAGCTACCATAGTTGCCGAAGGTTATTCGTTAAGCGAACTTAATTATATTTTTTGCTCTGATACCTATTTGCTGGCCCTAAACCAGCAATATTTAGACCACGATACCTATACCGATATTATAACCTTTGATAATTCGGAAATAGAAAATGTAGTTGTGGGTGATATTTTTATCTCGATAGACCGCGTACGCGAGAATGCTAAAGAGTTTTCTAAAACGGAGGAAGATGAATTGCACCGCGTTATTATACACGGCGCACTACATTTGCTTGGTTATAAGGACAAAACAAAAGCCGACAAAAAGCTGATGACGGAGAAAGAAGATTTTTACCTCACTAAGCGGCTATTGTAA
- a CDS encoding ATP-binding protein, which yields MEAAKIETGELFTLQLPSVMESLAALENLIEEIADRYQISEDTFANMMTCLNEAFINAIVHGNKLDAEKKVIINAEVDSKRIIWTVTDQGTGFDYNTLPDPTAPENLENLTGRGVFIVKQLADQCVFNAKGNEVELHFKI from the coding sequence ATGGAAGCAGCCAAAATAGAGACAGGGGAATTATTTACTTTGCAATTACCATCGGTAATGGAAAGCCTCGCTGCACTTGAAAACCTAATTGAAGAAATAGCCGATAGGTATCAGATAAGCGAGGATACTTTTGCAAATATGATGACGTGCTTAAATGAGGCATTTATTAACGCTATAGTACATGGTAATAAACTTGATGCAGAAAAAAAAGTGATTATTAATGCCGAAGTTGACTCAAAACGCATTATATGGACGGTAACCGACCAAGGTACCGGCTTTGATTACAACACACTGCCCGACCCTACTGCGCCCGAAAACTTAGAAAATTTAACCGGCCGGGGTGTTTTTATTGTTAAACAACTTGCCGACCAGTGCGTTTTTAACGCCAAGGGCAACGAAGTTGAACTGCATTTTAAAATTTAA
- a CDS encoding DUF4175 family protein: MQAVSNYDLLISKIDTFIRRYYLNKLLRGIIFLGAVLFSGFVVVTLSEYLGNFNTLLRSILFFGYILLNVTIFCWLVLPPLMAYFRLGSTISHDEAAQIIGTHFADVKDKLLNTLQLKRLSDDQPAHRALIEASINQKIVSLKPVSFPSAIRIKENVKYLKWALVPLCIIVILAFTAPSMLKDSTERLIKHNQYFAPKSPFRFVITNPVLSVVQGEDFKLELKLVGDKFPNDVYLEAGNNTFKLDKDNIGKFHYLFSNLQQNVKFKLTGNDFSSEEYQISVNLKPSLLHFDVELQYPAYIHKKNEQLNNAGDLTLPIGTTVRWTMHTQNANAMLFEMNGHTKRLQADGNAFLNTERILNTANYSLKALNNAVKHGDSASYHINIIADQPPTIEVDEKPDSASSKAIYFNGKIQDDYGFSWLTFHYSITSHTNAKPRTFTKAVKADLNQNQTGFFYYWNLKELDAKPGEEVSYYFEVADNNGVNGPQTVRSAEHTLHIPTEQELNKQLDAGTESVKQKMASAIKLSAEVEKDAKKLNELLLNKNNLSFDEKKQVQDLLQKRKELDDMVKDIQKENKQNLLNRQENKKEDQEILDKQKQIENLFNNVLDEKTRDLLKRLEKLLEQNQKDPAQDELSKMQMDNKSLKKELDRMLELYKQLEIEQKLKENINQLNKLADKEKKLADETRKDNSDQKAIQQKQDELKKDFKDVEKSLDELKDKNDQLEQKTNFENPKADEKKINDQIDKSQDNLSKSNKQKASQSQQDAGEQMQQLAEKLQKMQQDGEQQQDTINMQQLRELIKNLVNNSFEQEKTMQSLRNMNAADPAYINWAQKQKDIKDNMKNAEDSLYSLSKRVPQIESTVNKEIGIINSNIEQSLTNLGDRRTAEANQNQQYAMTSMNNLALMLDEALSQLQNSMKNAKGGKGKSKQPSMSQLNQMQQKLNENMQKMRNQMQQQGNQGKSGSQGQMSEQFAKMAREQQMIRQSLQQINEQQNKDGKKQLGDLDNISKEMEQTEKDLVNKKISEETVKRQQQIKTRMLEAEKADQQRDQDQQRESKAAKDVAPGYVKALQNYQQMKSKQTEQIRTVSPTLNYYYKSKIKIYFDQINGK, translated from the coding sequence CGGCGCAAATTATAGGTACACATTTTGCCGACGTTAAAGACAAGCTGCTTAATACCCTCCAGCTAAAACGCCTGTCGGACGATCAACCTGCTCACCGGGCATTGATCGAAGCCAGCATCAATCAAAAAATTGTGTCGCTTAAGCCGGTCAGTTTTCCGTCGGCCATCCGTATTAAAGAGAATGTTAAGTATTTAAAATGGGCTCTGGTGCCGCTTTGTATTATTGTGATACTGGCTTTTACCGCACCATCTATGCTGAAAGACAGTACCGAAAGGCTTATCAAACACAATCAATATTTTGCACCCAAATCGCCCTTCCGGTTTGTTATTACCAATCCGGTGCTCTCGGTGGTACAAGGCGAAGATTTTAAGCTTGAGCTGAAACTGGTAGGCGATAAATTCCCTAATGATGTTTACCTTGAAGCCGGTAACAATACCTTTAAGCTTGATAAAGATAATATAGGTAAGTTTCATTACCTGTTTTCAAACTTACAGCAAAACGTTAAATTTAAATTAACGGGAAACGATTTTTCGTCGGAAGAATACCAGATCAGCGTTAACCTGAAACCATCGCTCCTGCACTTTGATGTGGAGTTGCAATATCCTGCTTACATTCACAAAAAGAACGAGCAACTTAATAATGCCGGCGACCTTACCCTCCCCATAGGAACCACCGTGCGTTGGACAATGCATACCCAAAACGCCAATGCCATGCTTTTTGAAATGAACGGGCATACCAAACGTTTGCAAGCCGATGGTAATGCCTTTTTGAATACCGAGCGGATATTAAACACCGCTAATTACAGCCTGAAAGCACTCAACAATGCGGTTAAACACGGCGATTCGGCAAGTTATCATATCAACATTATTGCCGACCAGCCTCCCACTATCGAGGTTGACGAAAAGCCCGATTCGGCAAGTTCAAAAGCTATTTATTTTAACGGTAAAATACAGGATGATTATGGTTTCTCGTGGCTAACGTTTCACTATTCCATTACATCGCATACCAATGCAAAGCCGCGCACATTTACTAAAGCCGTAAAAGCAGACCTTAACCAAAACCAAACCGGTTTTTTCTATTATTGGAATTTAAAAGAACTGGATGCAAAGCCGGGCGAAGAAGTAAGTTATTATTTTGAAGTTGCCGATAATAATGGGGTTAATGGTCCGCAAACGGTGCGGTCGGCCGAGCATACTTTACATATACCCACCGAGCAGGAGCTAAATAAACAACTTGATGCAGGTACGGAATCGGTTAAACAAAAAATGGCCTCGGCCATAAAGCTTTCGGCAGAGGTAGAAAAAGATGCAAAAAAACTGAATGAACTACTTTTAAATAAAAACAACCTGTCGTTTGATGAAAAAAAGCAGGTACAAGATCTTTTGCAAAAGCGTAAGGAACTTGATGATATGGTTAAGGACATCCAGAAAGAAAACAAACAAAACCTGTTAAACCGTCAGGAAAACAAAAAAGAAGACCAGGAAATATTAGACAAGCAGAAGCAAATTGAAAATTTATTTAATAACGTGCTTGACGAGAAAACACGGGATTTGCTGAAACGCCTTGAAAAACTGCTTGAGCAAAACCAAAAAGACCCGGCGCAGGATGAGTTATCTAAAATGCAAATGGATAATAAATCGTTAAAAAAGGAACTCGACCGGATGTTGGAATTATACAAACAATTGGAGATTGAGCAGAAGCTAAAAGAAAACATTAACCAGCTAAATAAACTTGCTGATAAGGAAAAGAAGCTGGCAGACGAGACACGGAAAGACAATAGCGATCAAAAAGCAATACAACAAAAGCAAGACGAGTTAAAAAAAGATTTTAAGGATGTAGAAAAATCCTTAGATGAATTGAAAGACAAAAATGACCAGTTAGAGCAGAAAACCAATTTTGAAAACCCCAAGGCCGACGAGAAAAAAATTAACGACCAAATTGATAAGAGCCAGGATAATTTAAGCAAAAGTAACAAACAAAAAGCATCGCAATCTCAACAAGATGCTGGCGAACAAATGCAGCAACTTGCCGAAAAGTTACAAAAAATGCAGCAGGATGGCGAACAGCAGCAGGATACTATAAACATGCAGCAGTTGCGGGAGCTGATTAAAAACCTTGTTAATAACTCGTTTGAGCAAGAAAAAACAATGCAGAGTTTGCGCAACATGAACGCCGCCGACCCTGCCTATATTAACTGGGCCCAAAAACAAAAAGACATTAAAGATAACATGAAGAATGCCGAAGATAGCTTGTACTCACTAAGCAAGCGTGTTCCGCAAATTGAATCAACCGTTAATAAGGAAATAGGCATAATAAATAGTAATATTGAGCAGAGTTTAACAAACCTTGGGGACAGGCGCACGGCCGAAGCAAACCAAAACCAACAGTACGCCATGACATCGATGAACAATTTGGCACTAATGTTGGATGAAGCATTGAGCCAATTGCAAAATTCGATGAAAAACGCTAAGGGCGGTAAGGGCAAAAGCAAGCAACCATCAATGTCGCAACTCAATCAAATGCAGCAAAAGCTCAATGAAAACATGCAAAAAATGCGCAATCAAATGCAGCAGCAAGGCAACCAGGGCAAAAGCGGGAGCCAAGGGCAAATGAGCGAGCAATTTGCTAAAATGGCGCGCGAGCAACAAATGATAAGGCAAAGTTTGCAGCAAATTAACGAACAGCAAAATAAGGACGGAAAGAAACAGTTGGGCGATTTGGACAATATTTCGAAAGAAATGGAACAAACGGAGAAAGATCTCGTAAACAAGAAAATATCAGAGGAAACAGTGAAGCGACAACAGCAAATTAAAACACGCATGCTCGAAGCCGAAAAAGCAGATCAGCAGCGTGACCAGGATCAGCAGCGGGAAAGTAAGGCCGCTAAAGATGTTGCTCCCGGTTATGTAAAGGCCTTGCAAAACTATCAGCAGATGAAGAGTAAGCAAACCGAACAGATACGCACCGTTTCGCCAACGTTAAACTATTATTATAAGTCCAAAATAAAAATCTACTTTGATCAAATTAATGGTAAATAA